CGTTTCGGCGTAGCCAGCCGGCAGCCGCCGTTCCGCGCCCTTTCCAGCTTCCGGCGGTGCAGAACTTCCAGTTGAAGAACGGCATCGAGGTGTATCTGGTCGAAAAGCACGACCTGCCCATCATATCGGGCAGCCTGTCGTTCGACGCCGGCGAGATCAACGACCCGAGCAACAAGATAGGACTGGCGAGTGTGTGCATGGACATGATGTCCGAGGGCACGAAGAAGCTCGACCGGATGGCGTTCAACGAGGCCTTGGCCGACATCGCCTCGGACGTGAGCAGCCACGCGCGCAGCGACACGCAGGAGGTCTCCTTTCGCACCCTCAGCAAACACCTCGATAGAACTTTCGAGCTGTTCGCAGATACGGTGCGCAATCCCGGGATGCGCAAGGTAGACTTCGACCGCGTCGTCCGGCAGCGGCTCGAGCGTTTGAAGCAGGAGAAGGGCTCGGCCACCTCGGTGGCGAGACGACTTGCCGATCACGTCCTGTACGGTGCTCGGCACCCCCTGGGTCGCATCGTCACCGACAAGACGCTGAAACGACTGCGCGTGGGCGACTGCAAGCGCTATCACCGCAGCACCGTCAGACCCAGGGGCGCCACGTTGTTCGTGGTGGGCGATATGACCCAGGGCCAGGTGCGGGCCAAGTTCGACACGGGGCTCGCAGGCTGGAATGGCAAGCCCAAGGGGCGTGCGAGCGCACGGACCCCGAAGTCGCGGGGCAGCAAGCTCTACTTCGTCAACGTGGCCGGATCGGCTCAGTCCGCGATTCGGATCATGCACTTCGGCCCCACACGCAACGCCCGCGACTACTTTGCTAACAGCATGATGTCGTCGGTGCTGGGCGGCGGCTTCAGCGGGCGCGTCAACATGAACCTGCGCGAAGACAAGGGCTACTCGTATGGAGCGTTCGGAACGTTCCAGTACAAGCGCAACCACGGCACGTTCGTTGCCGGCTCGTCGGTGCGCAGTGACGCGACCTACCAGTCCGTGATCGAGCTCATGGACGAGATCAAGGGCCTTCAGTCAGCCGGCAAGCCCATCACGCAGGCCGAGCTGACCCGGGAGCAGAACGGCGCCATCCTCGGCTTGCCGGCTCGCTTTGCCACGGCGCCGCAGGCCCTGTGGATGTACCGCGAGCTCGTGTACTTCGGCCTGCCGCTCGACTACTGGAACAACTACGTGGGCCATGTGCGCGAGGTGACGTTGGAGCAGGCGGCGGCGTCGGCAAGTGCCCACCTCAGGCCCGAGGCGGCCTTGGTGCTCGTGGTGGGCGACGCGAAGGCCCCCATGATCCAGCGCAACCAGGACGGCAAGGATGTGCCGCTGCTCGATGCTGCGGGCAAGCCGGTTACGCTGCTGGCCTCGCTCAAGGAGCTTGCCCGCAGCGTCCCCATCGGTGCCGGCAAGGTCACAACGCTTGATGCGGATGGCAGAATCCTGGCGAAGTAGGCCGGGCGCGCTTGACGTGCGGCGCTGTTGCGCCGCACGCTCGCGTTGCGAGCACTCGACCTGCAACGAAGTTCAGGCTAGCGATAAACGTCTTGCCGGTGACCGATCTTGAGGACGATGACGAGGACTCGCTCTTCGATGATGTTGTAGATGATTCGGTAGCGGCCGACGCGAATGCGCAGCACGTCATCGTAGCCCGA
The sequence above is drawn from the Pseudomonadota bacterium genome and encodes:
- a CDS encoding insulinase family protein, whose amino-acid sequence is MKASTSNPSAVSAAFSPSVRAAAFSLSAPVPAALSALLLTLAGCAGAAPPPASSAARAGSASAVQAAAAPTVPAAPKQQAFPQEAFRRSQPAAAVPRPFQLPAVQNFQLKNGIEVYLVEKHDLPIISGSLSFDAGEINDPSNKIGLASVCMDMMSEGTKKLDRMAFNEALADIASDVSSHARSDTQEVSFRTLSKHLDRTFELFADTVRNPGMRKVDFDRVVRQRLERLKQEKGSATSVARRLADHVLYGARHPLGRIVTDKTLKRLRVGDCKRYHRSTVRPRGATLFVVGDMTQGQVRAKFDTGLAGWNGKPKGRASARTPKSRGSKLYFVNVAGSAQSAIRIMHFGPTRNARDYFANSMMSSVLGGGFSGRVNMNLREDKGYSYGAFGTFQYKRNHGTFVAGSSVRSDATYQSVIELMDEIKGLQSAGKPITQAELTREQNGAILGLPARFATAPQALWMYRELVYFGLPLDYWNNYVGHVREVTLEQAAASASAHLRPEAALVLVVGDAKAPMIQRNQDGKDVPLLDAAGKPVTLLASLKELARSVPIGAGKVTTLDADGRILAK